The region GAAAAATCATCCATTAAGATTTTAGATTGTTCCAATATGCAAAGCACGCTTTGGTGAGAAGCATCATAGTATACATCGCAAGAACTGAGCTCGTTCATGTTTGCGGCAGAGGCTCCATACTTTGTAGAAAGCTCTTGGATACGCGGCCACCAAGTCTTTTCTAAACCGAGTTCATAATAACCGGCTCTATATCCAGGATACACCTTAGGCCAAATCAGATAAGTCTTGATCCCATTCTCTTTAGAAAGCTTGAGAAATTCCTCTACAAAGAAGAACTCTGTTTCTCCCAATGTAAATCCGGAAAGATAGAGACTCTTAAGTCTAAGCGCATCCTTTGCAAGCTTAGAAGGATTATTGCTCGCACTAGCATAGGCCAATTGCTCTCCGTTCCCCAATTCCAGGATCAGATTTTCGTGATTGGATTCAGGATTATACAAATTCAAATTTCCTGAAGTAAGACGGTTCCAGAAAAGTTTAAATCCGGGTTTGACCTTTCGGATCGTGAAAAGCTTTTGCTTAATAATATCCGTTTGGTCACCGACTGAGAATTTTCTCCAATACTTCACAAGGAATGTATCGTCTGCTCCTAAACGAAGAAATGGATCATAGAGCAAACCCTTGGAATCATCAAAGCCTTCCGGGCTGATCACATAGAAAACGACTTTTGGTTTGATACCGGACTCTATGATTTTTTGGAACCAGTAAAATCCATAAGCAGGAACAGCCTGTGGTCCTGAAAAATTATACACAGTCCAATTCTCACTGATCTCCGGTGGAAGAGTTTTAGAAGAATACGGATAAGCACGAGAATCACCGAAAGCTAAGGCAAGATCCTTTTTCTGAATCGAAGGATCCTTTTGCAAACGCTCGAAAAGATGTCTTCTCTGCGCATAATACACAGGATTTCCTTCCTGATAAAAGGAAGTTTGGAAAAAATCCAGTGTGAAGATCTTATCTATAAAAAATAGAAGGATGAGGAAAAGGAATGGGATATAGATAAATTTCTTTTTCATGATTCTTTCAAAACTGTCCGTAGAAGAAGTCGGCGTTTCCATTCGGCAAAGCCAAAAGAACTAAGATCCAAACAATCGGTAAGAATACCAACTTCCACTTAAAGGAAGTCTTAAATCTTTCCGGCCATTCTTCTGCAGAGTGGAATAGGATCGCTACAAGAAGAGCAAAAATACAAGGCTCCATATTTGGGAAATCGATTCCTTTCGCCCAAATGAATATCCTCATCACTGCTTGGAACGCGGAGGAAAGATCTGGAGTGAAAAACAAAATCCAAGAAATACAATATATATGTAATACAGCGAGATACACGAATATACGCTTCACATAAGGAATATCCGGAATGAGTTTGATCTTCCAATCGGTGAAGACCCTTTCCAAAGAAAGATAAAATCCGGTGAGAAGTCCCCAGAATAAATAATTCAAATTGGCTCCGTGCCAAAGACCACCCAAACCGAAAGCGACTAGATAATTCAAACAAGTGCGTAAAGTTCCGGAACGAGAACCTCCCAAAGGAATGTACAAATAATCACGGATCCAGAAGGAGAAGGTCAAGTGCCAACGACGCCAAAAGTCTCCGAATCCAGTAAAGAAGAAAGGAGCCTTGAAGTTTTGAGGAAGTTGGAATCCAAGAAGTCTTCCCATTCCTCGGGCAATATCCGTAAGTCCTGAAAAGTCCAGATACAAATAGATCGCAAAGAAGTAGATTGTGCTTAAAAGCGCTCCTCCTGAAAAAGAAGCAGGCTCCGCAAACACTTGGAAAATAGAACCGGACATTAAGATAGACACGACAGATTTCTTAAAAAGGCCGATCACAACGAGCCAAAGACCATCCACCATATCTTCCTTTTCCATCTTAGGAGAATCGAATTGGGAAGAAACATCGTTAAACCTAAGAATAGGTCCCGCGATCATGACAGGAAATAGAAAGATAAACGAAGTGATCTTACTAAGAGTGACTTCTTCTTGAATGAGTCCCTTCTTTTTATCCACAGCGAGTGAGATCAACTGGAAGGTGTAATAACTCACTGTCAGAGGGAGCACTACTTCAAAACCGGACCAATGCAATGCGTTCGAAAGAATAGAATCCAAAGCAGGTTTGTTCTGCAGAGAAGGAAGTCCGATAATAGTTCCTACGAGATCCGCAAAAAAATAGAAATACTTGAAGAATGCTAGGTTTAGGACGTTAAAACTTATGGATACGAATAGGAACCATTTCCTTTCCAAAAAGAAGCGGATCAGGATCCAATTTACCAAGACGACTGCGATCAGATGAAATAAAAACTTCCAAGAAGCAAACGCGTAGAAGAACGCAGAAGCAAATATCAAAAAATGTTTCTTAAAACGATCCGGAAGGTTCCAATAAACCAGAAAGACCAAGCAGAAAAAAAATAAAAATTCTAAACTGGTAAAATTCATGGTCTCCAAGCTTTAGGATCCAGCAAAACGAATTTGCCTTCTCCAATATTTAGTTTTTCTAATGTAAGTTTGCCGATTCGGATTCTTTGCAGATCAGTAACCTTGGCACCGAGTGCCGCAAACATTCTTCTGATCTGGCGCTTTCTTCCCTGTTTGAGGACCACTCTAAAAGAATCGGACTCTGGTTTTCTATCTTGAGAAAACACCTTCTCCGCCTTTAAGAATTCTCCCTCGTCCATGAATCCTTTTAGAAAACGTTCTTTCACTCTTTCGAAAGGGATTTCGGAATCCAGAGAAACACTGTATTCTTTTTCGGAACCTTCCGAAGGATGAGTGATCTCTTGTATTAGATTTCCATCGTCGGAAAGAAGAAGAAGTCCTCTTGAATCCAAATCCAGTCTGCCCGCAATTGCAAGCCTTCCAAATTTGCCAGGAAGAAGTTCAAAGATAGTATGAGAATGGAATTTGTCTCCGTGAGAGCAAAGATATCCCTTAGGTTTATTCAATGCCAGAAAAACGTTCTTCTCGGGAGGAATGGCCTGTTTATTCCCGACCATGACCCGGTCCATAGGAGAGATTCGAATGCCCAGACTCGTTTCTACGACTCCGTTCACACGAACCTTTCCGGAAAGAATGAGTTCCTCCGTCTTTCTGCGGGAGCCGAAACCGCAGTCTGCAAGATAGCGGTTGATCCGAATACCGGATCCTTTTTCGGAACTCTCTTGTTCCGTGTTTTTCCCGAATTTCCCTTTCAAAATGACTCTCAGCAAAGGCCCGAAGGCCTGATCTCCAGAATCGGAGACCCGGGGAAATCCGGCTACCCAAAACACTTGACTCTTCCCGAGCTTGCAACTTAGCTATAAGGGTGAATCCTCTCAAGAAAAAGCCCAGATCTACCGGTTACCAACCAGCTCCCGAAAAACCGGATTGGCTCAAGGTCCGTCTTCCGTTTAGGGAGAAGGACAACTCAGTTTCTACCGTTCGAAGTTCTGTAGAACAAGGAAAATTGAATACAGTATGTGAAAGCGCTTCCTGTCCTAATCTGAATCATTGTTGGTCCAGAAGGACCGCAACTTATATGCTCGCAGGTGATATTTGCACAAGGCGATGCTCTTATTGCGATGTGGCCTTCGGAAAGCCTTTCTCATTGGATCCAGAAGAGCCCTTGAGAGTCGCGGAATCTGCGAAGGCTTTAGGGCTCCAACATGTGGTCATCACTTCCGTAAACAGAGATGATCTTACCGATGGAGCCGCAAATCATTATAAGCAAACCATAGAACTTATACGAGAGAGACTTCCGGATTGTAAGATCGAGATCCTTGTTCCAGATTTCAAAGAAAAGGAAGAAAGTCTAGAGCTCATCTATTCTGCAAAACCTGATATATTCAATCATAACCTCGAAACAGTGGAGAGGCTTTTTCCTACCGTTGCTCCTGCAAAGAAATATGATCGCTCTCTCCGAGTTCTGGAACACGCGTCTAAAAGAGGATTCTTAACGAAGAGCGGATTAATCCTTGGATTAGGTGAAACTCTGGATGAAGTCAGACAAACTCTAAAAGATCTCAGAATCTCCGGAGTTCAGATGGTAACTCTCGGCCAATATCTGCAGCCGACTCCTACTCATCTTCCTGTACATGAATATATCCATCCGGATATATTCAGAGAACTAAAGGAATTTGGTAAATCTATCGGATTCAGAACAGTATTCTCAGGGCCTCTCGTCAGAAGTTCTTATCATGCGGATGAGCAAACTCCGTGGTACGGAAACTAAAAAAATTTCGAGATAGTCTTCCGGAGGAGCCGGATGGCACGGAGATGAAGAAGATTATTTTTCACTCCATCCTTTCCTATCTTTCCAAGAAAGAAGGAACTGTTTCAAAAATGGAGATCAAAGATCTTCTATTCGATACATTGAGTTTAATTAAAGGATTCCGAGTTGAATGGGGAGAGATCCAAAAATTCGGCAGAGGAAAACTTCTAGTCAATTATAAGGACAAGGTGCTTATCTTAGATGTGGAAGAAGTGTCCGAATCCATCTTAAGGATCTGGAATCGTTACTCTGATTCTCCTCCTTCTCCCAAATTTAAAAAATCTTAAATTCAGTTCAAAAGCGTTAGCTCTTAAAATAGAAAAACCCGAGCCT is a window of Leptospira semungkisensis DNA encoding:
- a CDS encoding DUF1574 domain-containing protein, which codes for MKKKFIYIPFLFLILLFFIDKIFTLDFFQTSFYQEGNPVYYAQRRHLFERLQKDPSIQKKDLALAFGDSRAYPYSSKTLPPEISENWTVYNFSGPQAVPAYGFYWFQKIIESGIKPKVVFYVISPEGFDDSKGLLYDPFLRLGADDTFLVKYWRKFSVGDQTDIIKQKLFTIRKVKPGFKLFWNRLTSGNLNLYNPESNHENLILELGNGEQLAYASASNNPSKLAKDALRLKSLYLSGFTLGETEFFFVEEFLKLSKENGIKTYLIWPKVYPGYRAGYYELGLEKTWWPRIQELSTKYGASAANMNELSSCDVYYDASHQSVLCILEQSKILMDDFSGKKKLP
- a CDS encoding MBOAT family O-acyltransferase, with protein sequence MNFTSLEFLFFFCLVFLVYWNLPDRFKKHFLIFASAFFYAFASWKFLFHLIAVVLVNWILIRFFLERKWFLFVSISFNVLNLAFFKYFYFFADLVGTIIGLPSLQNKPALDSILSNALHWSGFEVVLPLTVSYYTFQLISLAVDKKKGLIQEEVTLSKITSFIFLFPVMIAGPILRFNDVSSQFDSPKMEKEDMVDGLWLVVIGLFKKSVVSILMSGSIFQVFAEPASFSGGALLSTIYFFAIYLYLDFSGLTDIARGMGRLLGFQLPQNFKAPFFFTGFGDFWRRWHLTFSFWIRDYLYIPLGGSRSGTLRTCLNYLVAFGLGGLWHGANLNYLFWGLLTGFYLSLERVFTDWKIKLIPDIPYVKRIFVYLAVLHIYCISWILFFTPDLSSAFQAVMRIFIWAKGIDFPNMEPCIFALLVAILFHSAEEWPERFKTSFKWKLVFLPIVWILVLLALPNGNADFFYGQF
- a CDS encoding pseudouridine synthase; amino-acid sequence: MKGKFGKNTEQESSEKGSGIRINRYLADCGFGSRRKTEELILSGKVRVNGVVETSLGIRISPMDRVMVGNKQAIPPEKNVFLALNKPKGYLCSHGDKFHSHTIFELLPGKFGRLAIAGRLDLDSRGLLLLSDDGNLIQEITHPSEGSEKEYSVSLDSEIPFERVKERFLKGFMDEGEFLKAEKVFSQDRKPESDSFRVVLKQGRKRQIRRMFAALGAKVTDLQRIRIGKLTLEKLNIGEGKFVLLDPKAWRP
- the lipA gene encoding lipoyl synthase; translation: MNPLKKKPRSTGYQPAPEKPDWLKVRLPFREKDNSVSTVRSSVEQGKLNTVCESASCPNLNHCWSRRTATYMLAGDICTRRCSYCDVAFGKPFSLDPEEPLRVAESAKALGLQHVVITSVNRDDLTDGAANHYKQTIELIRERLPDCKIEILVPDFKEKEESLELIYSAKPDIFNHNLETVERLFPTVAPAKKYDRSLRVLEHASKRGFLTKSGLILGLGETLDEVRQTLKDLRISGVQMVTLGQYLQPTPTHLPVHEYIHPDIFRELKEFGKSIGFRTVFSGPLVRSSYHADEQTPWYGN